The Indicator indicator isolate 239-I01 chromosome 38, UM_Iind_1.1, whole genome shotgun sequence genome window below encodes:
- the PLPBP gene encoding pyridoxal phosphate homeostasis protein has translation MWRAGMAAGDGLGPALRAVTEQVQQAAARRPKGLPAVQPRLVAVSKTKPAEMVIDAYSHGQRSFGENYVQELLEKASDSRILSSCPEIKWHFIGHLQKSNVNKLIAVPNLFMLETVDSVKLADRVNSSWQKKGCSEKLKVMVQVNTSGEDSKHGLAPGDTTAAVEHVITKCPSLEFVGLMTIGSIGHDLSKGPNPDFQMLLALRQEVCEKLNLPLEKVELSMGMSTDFQHAIEVGSTNVRIGSTIFGERDYSNKAVGGKSPVEPKGETETLAVQGQ, from the exons ATGTGGAGAGCAGGCATGGCCGCCGGGGACGGGCTGGGCCCGGCGCTGCGGGCCGTCACCGAGCAGGTGCAGCAAGCGGCGGCGCGGAGGCCgaag GGGCTCCCGGCCGTGCAGCCGCGGCTGGTGGCCGTCAGCAAGACGAAGCCGGCAGAGATGGTGATCGATGCCTACAGCCACGGGCAGCGCAGCTTCGGGGAGAACTAC GTTCAAGAGTTGCTAGAAAAGGCATCAGACTCCAGA aTTCTGTCCTCTTGTCCAGAGATCAAGTGGCATTTTATTGGCCATCTGCAGAAAAGCAATGTCAACAAGTTGATTG ctgtccCTAACCTGTTCATGTTGGAAACAGTGGATTCTGTGAAGCTGGCAGACAGGGTCAACAGCTCATGGCAGAAAAAAGGCTGCTCTGAGAAGCTGAAGGTGATGGTGCAAGTAAACACAAGTGGAGAGGACA GTAAGCATGGCCTTGCTCCAGGagacaccacagctgctgtggagcaTGTCATCACCAAGTGTCCCAGCCTGGAGTTCGTGGGGCTGATGACCATTGGCAGCATTGGGCATGACCTCAGCAAGGGCCCAAATCCTGACTTCCAG atgctgctggctctgcGCCAGGAGGTGTGTGAGAAGCTCAACCTGCCTCTTGAGAAGGTGGAGCTGAGCATGGGCATGTCCACAGACTTCCAGCATGCA ATAGAGGTTGGATCCACAAATGTCAGGATTGGAAGCACCATCTTTGGAGAGAGAGATTATTCCAACAAAGCAGTTGGTGGGAAGTCCCCTGTGGAACCCAAAGGTGAAACAGAGACCTTGGCAGTGCAGGGTCAGTAg